In the Verrucomicrobia bacterium CG1_02_43_26 genome, ATCTTCGACATTGTCGACTGGACCTTCTGCAAGTTCGGATACGTGAACGAGACCTTCTTTGCCTGGTAGGCATTCTACGAATACACCGAATTCGCGTACTGATTTAACGGTAGCGCTGTAGGATTGACCTGGTTCGATGTCGCTGGTGATCGCATTGACCTCGCTGATAGCGCGATCCATAGATTCCTGGCTAGTCGCAAAGATAGAGATGCGACCACTATTGTCTTCATTGATATCAATTTGAGCACCACTAACTTCGGTGATCTTCTTGATGTTTTTACCACCTGGGCCGATCAATAGACCAATTTTGTCTGGATCAATCTGCATTTGGTGTACTCTTGGGGCATGCGCCTTGAGTTCTTGTTTTGGTTCTGGGAGTTCTTCTTTCATTTTGTTTAAGATTTGGAAGCGGGCTTCCTTGTTTTGTTGGATAGCCTCTTTAGCTATTTCTAAAGGAAGGCCTTTAATTTTGAGATCAAGCTGGAAGCCTGTGATACCTTGACTTGTTCCGGCGATTTTGAAATCCATATCACCGAAATGGTCTTCAGCACCTAAAATATCAGTTAAGAGGACATATTTAGATATGTCACCCTTGTTATCATTTTCAGTGACGAGGCCTACGGAGATGCCTGCTACCGGGGAGCTGATAGGAACACCAGCATCCATGAGAGCTAAGCAACCGCCGCAAATGGAAGCCATGGACGTTGATCCATTAGATTCCATAACCTCTGAGACGAGACGAATTGAGTAAGGAAAATCCTCTTCTGGTGGTAAGACCGGAAGGAGAGATCTTTCTGCGAGGGCACCGTGGCCGATTTCGCGCCTACTTGTGAAACCAAAACGCCCTGTTTCGCCTACGGAGAAAGGAGGGAAGTTATAGTGTAGCAAGAAGGACTTGGATTGCGCACCGCCGGTGAGGCCATCGAGATCTTGGGAATCGCGGCTAGTGCCGAGGGTTGCCAAGACGAGGGCTTGCGTTTCGCCACGAGCGAAGATAGCGGAACCGTGAACACGAGGCAGAACATCTGTCTCACATTCAATTGTACGCAAATCTTTAGGCCCGCGACCATCCGCGCGTTTACCGGCATCAAGGATATTGTGACGGTATACGTGTTCTTGAATTTCTTCGAAAGCCAAGCGAACTTGGTTTCCGTCAAAGTTTTCCTCGCCGAGCTCCTTTTTTACGGCCTCAATAGCCTCTTCCTTAATAGCAGAGACTGCGGCATCGCGTTCAGAACGCTGGTCTTGGAAGACAGCTTCTGCGATTTTTTTATCGGCAACCTTTTTACAGATTTCGAGAACCTTTTCGTCTGCCTTGATGAGTTTAAACTCCTTCTTGGTCTTATTGACGAGTTTAGCGAGCTCCTTTTGGGCATCAATGATTTTTTGAACCTTTTGGTGAGCGAACTCTAACGCTTCGATAAAACGCTCATCCGGGAGCTGGTCTGCGCTACCCTCGATCATAAGCATTTCCTTTTCCGTACCGACATAAATGAGGTCCAGAGTGGATTCAAAAAGCTGATCGTTTGTTGGGTTTGCCACA is a window encoding:
- a CDS encoding polyribonucleotide nucleotidyltransferase, producing MKQKHTVTVDELGITFSTGSIAKQANGAVVVSLADTNVFVSAVVANSVRPDQDFFPLTVDYREKFSAAGRFPGGFIKREGRPSEKEILTSRLCDRPLRPLFDKGFINEVQVIGILLSADMENEPDILMVNGASAALMCSDIPWNGPVGCVRVGEIDGEFVANPTNDQLFESTLDLIYVGTEKEMLMIEGSADQLPDERFIEALEFAHQKVQKIIDAQKELAKLVNKTKKEFKLIKADEKVLEICKKVADKKIAEAVFQDQRSERDAAVSAIKEEAIEAVKKELGEENFDGNQVRLAFEEIQEHVYRHNILDAGKRADGRGPKDLRTIECETDVLPRVHGSAIFARGETQALVLATLGTSRDSQDLDGLTGGAQSKSFLLHYNFPPFSVGETGRFGFTSRREIGHGALAERSLLPVLPPEEDFPYSIRLVSEVMESNGSTSMASICGGCLALMDAGVPISSPVAGISVGLVTENDNKGDISKYVLLTDILGAEDHFGDMDFKIAGTSQGITGFQLDLKIKGLPLEIAKEAIQQNKEARFQILNKMKEELPEPKQELKAHAPRVHQMQIDPDKIGLLIGPGGKNIKKITEVSGAQIDINEDNSGRISIFATSQESMDRAISEVNAITSDIEPGQSYSATVKSVREFGVFVECLPGKEGLVHVSELAEGPVDNVEDVCKLGDVMTVKCIGIDEKGRVRLSRRAAICEEQGIPYVAKERPAFTGNRERGGFDRGGDRGGPRRSGGGGFDRGGPRRSGGGGGDRDRGNRRERFDQR